The Syntrophobacterales bacterium genomic interval CAACCCTCCAGTGCGGTTGATCATTTCAGTGCGGGATGGATCCATTGACAATCAAACCCCATTCTTTATTTACACTGTCCTTTGCACACTTCCAATCTGAAATCAATGAGGTCGCACCAATGGGTATCGTATCGACTTGTATTTGCAGTGAATTTAAAATATAATTGAACAAACAGGTATTTACATGTTTAGCGGCTCAGTTTAGCTCCAGCTATACGGTTTAAGCTAACGCCTGATTCCGATGCCTGAATAGCAAGATTCCTATGAATTTCAGGAGGGACACGAACCATAAATTTACCGCTATATCTTTTACAGGCTATCGTTTGCGGGACTGCCTCACCGGTATGCGTCATATCGTTGATAACAATCTCAATGGTCTTACGAATACCCTTCAAGGCCGACTCAGGCGTCTTATCCAACCAGCTCAAACTCGGGAGCTCGGTGCATAAACCGACATATTCTTGATCATCATCAGACCAAGTTACGCGGTAAGTATAACAATCATTTTTCAGTGGCATCTTCAACCTCCAAATTGTCAATAGCCAAAAGTACCTACTTTACCTGGCCTTATTATTCTGTATGTTGATCCGTGGGTCTCCTTGCCAAGGCATCTTGTATACGTGGTGACTTCCATCCTTTTGGCGCGCCTGCCCGAAATAATAAATACAGACTTTGCTTAAGTCAGCAAAGCGAACGTCCGCGGGGTTATTTTTCATCTGTATCAGAATATCTTCAACCTTGGCCATGTTTTTATAGTATC includes:
- a CDS encoding type II toxin-antitoxin system HicB family antitoxin, translating into MPLKNDCYTYRVTWSDDDQEYVGLCTELPSLSWLDKTPESALKGIRKTIEIVINDMTHTGEAVPQTIACKRYSGKFMVRVPPEIHRNLAIQASESGVSLNRIAGAKLSR